The window ATCTATTATTATTACACAAAAGCTGTCATCGATGCTGAAGATGGTGGATCGTCAGCTGGGGCCGATACTGGTGTGTCCATGGTTATTAGCCGTTCGGTACAAACAAGTATTAAAAAATCTTTTACCAAAAGCGAAAGTTTGACGGTACCTATTAATGAAAGTTACACATGCGATAATGGTGGTACGGTGAAGGTGACGGGTACGCTTAGGGGTGTTGGTGGTAGTAGCGGCGTAAAGGTTACAGGAAACTTATCTATGATGATGTCGGGTTGTGATGTTGATTTTGAATACGATAATTGTACCGATCATGCCCGTATTAGCGGTTCGTCAAGTTTAGCCGTGAGTGAAAACTACGATGCTTATGGTTATTTTACGAGTGGCATCTCTAAACTGAGCGCTAGCAATTTAACGGTAACAAAATCGGGTACTACTTATTCGTTGGGAATGAATCTTACTTTAGACGAAGACGAAGGTAGTGTAGATGGTTTTTATACCTATGACGGCGATAATTACGATGCTAACGAATTGGATATGGCCTCTAGCAGTTATAGCGATGAAGAAGTATGTGACACACTGGGATTAAGTGCCCCAGAAGGTGATGTTAACGTAGACTTTTGATTTTATTAAGAATTTACATCAGCAACTTTTCCCGTTCTTTACCGATAACTAAGGTATGGGCGACGTTACACCAGTATCACCATATCCGGGATCTGACCAAACAAGACAAGCGGATGATTTCTCCATCAATAGCTGCGATGAATCGCTTTTTATTAATGCATTAGGTAAAGACTCATTTATTTGCATTGAAGGCACTCGCTTCAATTGTGTTCGTGTACAAGTGCAGGCTTTAGCTCTTTTAGATGGTGGTGCTCACGTAGCTCATCTTGTTCCACAACTTGTTCAAAACGCCCTCATGTATCCAAATAAAAATGAATATACTTATGCTTTAGCAGCCTTGTTATATCCTACGGCCGATAAATTATTTGTAGAGTCGGCGCAAACGCAGATACAGGGAGGCTTTAATCGTTTAAAAGAGGGGAACCCAGAAACGGTGATTGCTGTTTTATCAAACTTACCCGGTGGGGATGTAGCCCTTTGGAATTTATTTACACATCCCGATCATGTTCCTCTTAAAGCAAAAGTTGATTTATTTGATTATTTTTTAAGAGTAAACGATCAGCATTTACGTGAAGAAGATAAAAAATTATTTTATACACTTACCGATAGTACAAAAACACCCCAAGAACGTATTGCAGCACTGCAAAAAATTCCTTTCGATTTTAGCACTCATTACGGACAAAAAAATTATTTGCTGCTTTTGTGGCTTGCCTATAATGGAACAACAAAGGGAGATTTCCCGCCTTCCATTCAGCAGGCGATTGCGCCTTATCTGACATCCTTTCAGGCTCCTTCTCTTTTTAACCCCGAAATGGTTTTTGCTTTTGGGGCACCTAATTTGTATCGTGACCGCCTGGCGGAAAGTATGTCTTTAGAAGCAATTTTTAGCAGGATTCGATCATATCAATTAAGTTCAAATTAATCCTTCCCAAAACGGATTTCCCATCTTAAAAGGCCTCTCCTATGTCTTTTAAGTTTGAAGTTTTAAAAACCTTTACCGATACACGCGCTCGCTTAGGTAAAATCACCACGCCACGCGGAATTATCAACACGCCTGTGTTTATGCCGGTGGGCACGCATGCCACCGTTAAATCGATGCGCCCAGAAGAGCTTAAGGCCATGGGCGCCGAAATTATTTTGGGTAATACGTATCATTTATTTTTACGACCTGGTGATGAACTGATTAAAAAAATGGGCCAGCTGCCAAAATTTATGAATTGGAATGGGCCCATGCTGACTGATAGTGGTGGCTTTCAGGTGTTTAGTTTGGGCCGTGAAGAGCGTCCTGTTCCCAAAGACGAAGCGAACCCTCCCACACAAAATACCAAGCTTGCCAAAGTGACCGATGAAGGTGTGCATTTCCAATCGCATATCGATGGCGAAAAACATTTTATGACGCCCGAAAAATCCATCGCCATCCAGGAAAATTTAGGGGCTGATATCATTATGGCTTTTGACGAGTGTCTGGAAGGGACTGCTTCTTATACGGCAGCTGAAGAATCACTGGCGCGATCGATGGATTGGGAGAGACGCTCTCTTAAATGTAAAACACGCGATGATCAGGCTCTGTTTGGCATTATTCAGGGCGGGATGTACAAAGATTTACGTAAACGCTCTCTGGAAGAATTGTTAGCTATGGAAGAGGGCGGTAAAAAATTTGCAGGCATGGCCATTGGTGGATTGTCTGTGGGAGAACCCATTCCTCAAATGTATGAAATGGCCGATTACATCACGCCGCTTATCCCGGCCCATTTGCCACATTACTTGATGGGCGTAGGAATGCCCGAAAACATTATCACCTGCATTGATATGGGGATTGATATGTTTGATTGTGTGATTCCTACACGCAACGCGCGCAACGGCATGCTGTTTACCGATACCGGTTTTATTCAGATTAAACAATCCCAGTACACAGAAGATCAAAAGCCTATTGAAGAGGGTTGCACTTGTTACACTTGTAAAAATTATACCCGGGCATACCTCCGTCATCTGCAAATGGGGAAGGAAATTCTCTCGGCAGTTCTCAATACAATTCATAATTTACATTACTATCTTAATTTGCTACAACGAGTCCGCACGTCGCTTCAGAACGGGCAATTTGTTGAATTTAAAAAAGATTTTTTTAGAAAAAGGAACTTATGATGAATCTACTTATCTCTACAGCATGGGCACAGGACGCTGCAGCCCCCGGACCTCAAGGTGGTGTTTTGGGGATGATTGCTCCCATCCTTATTATGTTTGTTATTTTTTATTTCCTCATGATACGCCCTCAGCAAAAGCAACAAAAATTGCGCAAGTTGATGTTAGATAATTTAAAACGCGGCGATGAAGTGGTGACCACCAGTGGTATTTACGGAAAAATTACCGATATTACCGATAGCACCATCATGCTGCAAATTGCTGGCAGCCTTACTGTTAAAATGGAACGCGCGCATGTGAATGCCGTAACTAACCTACCAACACCCGAGAAAAAGTAATATGAACTCAACCTGGAAATGGAAAACCTGGGGAACCGTATTTGCCGTAATCTTATCGGTTTACCTCTTGGTACCAACCTTGTTTAATTTTAAAACTCGTTTTCCGGATGCCGATAAAAAACCGGCATGGGCCAAGTTGTTTCCGGAAAAATCCATCAATTTGGGTCTCGATTTAAGAGGGGGCCTTTATTTGGAAATGTTGATTGCTGTAGACGAAGCCATCGATAACCGTATCGATATTTTAACTCTCGAAATTGAACGCCAATCTAAAGATAAAATTGAACCGGTAAAAGTTAACAGCTTTAAAGGTGAAAAAAGAGCAACGCTTGAATTTCCCGCTGCTAAAGCTTCCGAAATGGATGCTCTTTTAAAAGAAAACTTTAATGATGTGTTTTCTATAGCAAGGGGAGAAGCTCCCGATACCAACACCACGGTTTATAATTTAACGCTTACCAAAAAATACGAAAAATATATTACCGACAACACTCTTAAGCAGGCTGTAGAATCGGTGCGTAATCGTATCGATCGTTATGGAGTTTCGGAAGCTTCTATTATACAACAGGGCAGCGATCGTCTTATTGTGGAGTTACCCGGTATTGACGATCCTACTCGTGTTATTGACCTCATTCGCAAAACAGCTCTTTTAGAATTTAAGATGGTGGACGATAGCTTGGGCGACGGATTAGCAGGTCTTGTTGCTAAGGCCCGTGAAGAAGCAGGAATAAAAGAAGGTTATACTAAAGAGGATGTTGATAAAATTAATGTGCAATTAAAAGGCAAAATTCCTGAGGGAACCGAAGTGGTGTTTGAATTACGTCGCGATCCGGTTACCAAAGAAATTATTGGTGGTGCTCCACTTCTTTTAAAAACACGCGCTGAGGTAACAGGCGATATGTTGCGTAATGCCCAGGTGGGAGTAAACAACAACGAGCCTCATGTGTCGCTATCGTTTAACAAGGTGGGAACAACTAATTTTGGAGAACTTACAAAAAAGAACGTGGGTAAAAGGCTTGCTATTGTTTTAGATGGTGTTGTTTTTTCGGCACCCGTTATTCAAACGGCCATTATGAATGGTGAGGCTCAAATTACTCTGGGCTATGGCGATTATCAAAACCTGCTTAAAGAAGCCGATGATTTAGCCTTGGTTTTACGTGAAGGCGCTTTGCCGGCCACTCTTACTGTAGCCAGTAAAACGGTAGTGGGCCCGTCGCTTGGGCTCGATTCCATTAATCAGGGTATGATGTCGGTTGTAGTGGCTACTGTAGTTATCATTATATTCATGGTGTTGTATTACAAACTGGGCGGTATTGTTTCTACCGTAGGTTTGGTGCTTAACATGATTTTTATTTTGGCTATCATGGCACTTCTTCAGGCTTCGTTAACCCTTCCTGGTATTGCCGGGATTGTGCTTACTTTGGGGATGGCGGTGGATGCCAATATTATTATTTTTGAGCGCATGCGCGAAGAAATACGCGCCGATCGCTCGGCACGCGCCATTATTGAAAACGGTTACGGTCATGCGATGTCGGCCATTATCGATTCGAACGTGACAACGCTTATTGCTGGTGTGGTGTTGTATCAGTTTGGTACGGGTTCTATTAAGGGTTTTGCCACAACCCTCATGATTGGAATTGTGACCACTATGTTTACAGCTATTACGGTGACACGTTTAATTTACGATTATTATGTGCATGTTAAAAAGGTAAAGCAGATTACTATATAGGTTCTAATATGAAACAAATTACTATTCCTCCATCTACTACCAAGTTCCATTTTCCGTTCATGCAGTTTAGGAACTATTTTATGGTGTTATCGCTTGTTTTTGTGATTTTGGGTGTGTACGCCATGGTAAATAAGGGCTTTAATTATGGTATCGACTTTATGGGGGGTGTGAAGCTGGTCTATAAATTTTCAAATCCTATTGGCGATTCCGATATTAGAAGGGCTCTTGAAAAAATAAATTTGGCCGATGCCGAAGTGGTGCGTTTTGGCGATGCTAAAGATAATTCTTACCTCATTAAAGTGAGAACGCTTGAAAATAAAGATACAGCCAAGGAAGTTACCGATAAATTAACCCAAGAGTTATCCACCCAAAAAATCACTTTGTTATCGGAAGAAACAGTGGGGCCTAAAGTAGGAGCCGAGTTAAGGCAAAAGGGATTGATGGCTGTCGTGTTATCGTTGGCGCTTATTTTGGTGTATATTGGCTGGCGTTTTGATTTCTTATTCTCACCCGGCGCTATTGCGGCTTTGGCTCACGATACTA is drawn from bacterium and contains these coding sequences:
- the tgt gene encoding tRNA guanosine(34) transglycosylase Tgt: MSFKFEVLKTFTDTRARLGKITTPRGIINTPVFMPVGTHATVKSMRPEELKAMGAEIILGNTYHLFLRPGDELIKKMGQLPKFMNWNGPMLTDSGGFQVFSLGREERPVPKDEANPPTQNTKLAKVTDEGVHFQSHIDGEKHFMTPEKSIAIQENLGADIIMAFDECLEGTASYTAAEESLARSMDWERRSLKCKTRDDQALFGIIQGGMYKDLRKRSLEELLAMEEGGKKFAGMAIGGLSVGEPIPQMYEMADYITPLIPAHLPHYLMGVGMPENIITCIDMGIDMFDCVIPTRNARNGMLFTDTGFIQIKQSQYTEDQKPIEEGCTCYTCKNYTRAYLRHLQMGKEILSAVLNTIHNLHYYLNLLQRVRTSLQNGQFVEFKKDFFRKRNL
- the yajC gene encoding preprotein translocase subunit YajC codes for the protein MMNLLISTAWAQDAAAPGPQGGVLGMIAPILIMFVIFYFLMIRPQQKQQKLRKLMLDNLKRGDEVVTTSGIYGKITDITDSTIMLQIAGSLTVKMERAHVNAVTNLPTPEKK
- the secD gene encoding protein translocase subunit SecD, which encodes MNSTWKWKTWGTVFAVILSVYLLVPTLFNFKTRFPDADKKPAWAKLFPEKSINLGLDLRGGLYLEMLIAVDEAIDNRIDILTLEIERQSKDKIEPVKVNSFKGEKRATLEFPAAKASEMDALLKENFNDVFSIARGEAPDTNTTVYNLTLTKKYEKYITDNTLKQAVESVRNRIDRYGVSEASIIQQGSDRLIVELPGIDDPTRVIDLIRKTALLEFKMVDDSLGDGLAGLVAKAREEAGIKEGYTKEDVDKINVQLKGKIPEGTEVVFELRRDPVTKEIIGGAPLLLKTRAEVTGDMLRNAQVGVNNNEPHVSLSFNKVGTTNFGELTKKNVGKRLAIVLDGVVFSAPVIQTAIMNGEAQITLGYGDYQNLLKEADDLALVLREGALPATLTVASKTVVGPSLGLDSINQGMMSVVVATVVIIIFMVLYYKLGGIVSTVGLVLNMIFILAIMALLQASLTLPGIAGIVLTLGMAVDANIIIFERMREEIRADRSARAIIENGYGHAMSAIIDSNVTTLIAGVVLYQFGTGSIKGFATTLMIGIVTTMFTAITVTRLIYDYYVHVKKVKQITI
- the secF gene encoding protein translocase subunit SecF is translated as MKQITIPPSTTKFHFPFMQFRNYFMVLSLVFVILGVYAMVNKGFNYGIDFMGGVKLVYKFSNPIGDSDIRRALEKINLADAEVVRFGDAKDNSYLIKVRTLENKDTAKEVTDKLTQELSTQKITLLSEETVGPKVGAELRQKGLMAVVLSLALILVYIGWRFDFLFSPGAIAALAHDTIFALGLFVFLGKEFNLTILTAVLTLIGYSNNDTIIIYDRVRENLKKLPAGVPLVDIIDRSLNETLSRSIITHLTVLFSMIVLFIFGGGVIHDFAFFMIIGVIVGSYSSMFIASPIYLWMQKLFPHKGLLADASRYKK